A window of Blastomonas sp. SL216 contains these coding sequences:
- a CDS encoding F0F1 ATP synthase subunit gamma, with protein MASLKELKGRIASVKSTQKITKAKQMVASAKLRKAQAAAEAARPYSERLERVMASLGSKIAISDSSPKLLAGTGKDQVHLLIVTSSDRGLCGAFNSNIVKAAKLKARELEAAGKTVLFYLVGRKGRGMIIREYPKQIVRYFDTTALKNQGFAEAQAISAELIAMYEKGEFDVAHLFYSKFRSALLQEPVGRQIIPVAIPAGGAVTSDAAVEYEPDEEEILAELLPRNVTTQIFGALLENAASEQGASMTAMDNATRNAGDLINRLTIEYNRSRQAAITTELVEIISGAEAL; from the coding sequence ATGGCCAGTCTGAAAGAACTCAAGGGCCGGATCGCCTCGGTCAAGTCGACCCAGAAGATCACCAAGGCCAAGCAGATGGTGGCATCCGCCAAGCTGCGCAAGGCGCAGGCCGCGGCAGAAGCTGCGCGCCCGTATTCCGAGCGGCTTGAGCGCGTGATGGCATCGCTGGGATCGAAGATCGCGATCAGCGATTCCAGTCCGAAGCTGCTGGCCGGTACCGGCAAGGACCAGGTCCATCTGCTGATCGTGACGTCGTCGGATCGCGGCCTGTGCGGCGCGTTCAACTCGAACATCGTCAAGGCCGCCAAGCTGAAGGCGCGCGAGCTGGAAGCAGCGGGCAAGACCGTGCTGTTCTATCTCGTCGGCCGCAAGGGCCGCGGCATGATCATCCGCGAATATCCCAAGCAGATCGTGCGCTATTTCGACACCACCGCGCTGAAGAACCAGGGCTTTGCCGAAGCGCAGGCGATTTCGGCAGAGCTGATCGCGATGTACGAAAAGGGCGAATTCGACGTCGCCCACCTGTTCTATTCCAAGTTCCGTTCGGCACTGCTGCAGGAACCGGTTGGCCGTCAGATCATCCCTGTCGCCATTCCGGCAGGCGGCGCTGTGACCAGCGATGCTGCGGTGGAATATGAGCCCGATGAGGAAGAAATCCTTGCCGAGCTGCTGCCGCGCAACGTCACGACACAGATTTTCGGTGCGCTGCTGGAAAATGCAGCGTCCGAACAGGGTGCATCGATGACCGCGATGGACAACGCCACGCGCAACGCGGGCGATCTGATCAACCGGCTCACCATCGAATATAACCGCAGCCGCCAGGCCGCGATCACCACCGAACTCGTTGAAATCATCTCGGGCGCCGAAGCCCTTTAA
- the atpA gene encoding F0F1 ATP synthase subunit alpha translates to MDIRAAEISKVIKDQIANFGTDAQVSEVGSVLSVGDGIARIHGLDNVQAGEMVEFSNGVQGMALNLEADNVGVVIFGSDAEIKEGDVVKRTGTIVDVPVGKGLLGRVVDGLGNPIDGKGPIVADKRMRVETKAPGIIPRTSVHEPVQTGLKAIDALVPVGRGQRELIIGDRQTGKTAVAIDTFINQKGANAGDDEGKKLYCIYVAIGQKRSTVAQIVRQLEESGAMEYTIVVAATASEPAPLQFLAPYTGCTMGEFFRDNGMHALIVYDDLSKQAVAYRQMSLLLRRPPGREAYPGDVFYLHSRLLERAAKMNSDNGSGSLTALPIIETQAGDVSAYIPTNVISITDGQIFLETNLFYQGIRPAINVGLSVSRVGSAAQTKAMKKVSGSIKLELAQYREMAAFAQFGSDLDASTQKLLNRGQRLTELLKQPQFSPLPFEEQTASIFAGTNGYLDALPVNRVNEYEAAMLSFLRTDHADLLTTIRDTKDLGDDAKASLKAALDAFAKTFA, encoded by the coding sequence ATGGACATTCGTGCCGCAGAAATCTCCAAGGTTATCAAGGATCAGATCGCCAATTTTGGCACGGATGCGCAAGTATCCGAAGTGGGCAGCGTGCTGAGCGTCGGCGACGGCATCGCGCGCATCCACGGACTGGACAATGTCCAGGCCGGTGAAATGGTCGAGTTCTCCAACGGCGTGCAGGGCATGGCCCTGAACCTCGAAGCCGACAATGTCGGCGTCGTGATCTTCGGCTCGGACGCCGAGATCAAGGAAGGTGACGTCGTCAAGCGCACCGGCACCATCGTGGACGTCCCCGTCGGCAAGGGCCTGCTGGGCCGCGTGGTCGACGGTCTGGGCAACCCGATCGACGGCAAGGGCCCGATCGTTGCAGACAAGCGCATGCGCGTCGAAACCAAGGCGCCGGGCATCATCCCGCGTACCTCGGTGCACGAGCCCGTGCAGACCGGCCTCAAGGCGATCGACGCACTCGTTCCCGTCGGCCGTGGCCAGCGCGAGCTGATCATCGGTGACCGTCAGACCGGCAAGACCGCTGTCGCCATCGACACCTTCATCAACCAAAAGGGCGCCAATGCCGGCGACGATGAGGGCAAGAAGCTGTACTGCATCTATGTCGCCATCGGCCAGAAGCGTTCGACCGTTGCGCAGATCGTGCGTCAGCTCGAGGAATCGGGCGCGATGGAATATACCATCGTCGTCGCCGCCACCGCTTCGGAGCCCGCTCCGCTGCAGTTCCTGGCACCGTATACCGGCTGCACCATGGGCGAATTCTTCCGCGACAACGGCATGCACGCCCTGATCGTGTATGACGATCTGTCGAAGCAGGCCGTTGCCTATCGTCAGATGTCGCTGCTGCTGCGTCGTCCTCCGGGCCGTGAAGCCTATCCCGGCGACGTGTTCTATCTCCACTCGCGTCTGCTGGAACGCGCCGCGAAGATGAACTCGGACAATGGTTCGGGCTCGCTGACCGCGCTGCCGATCATCGAAACCCAGGCTGGCGACGTGTCGGCCTATATTCCGACCAACGTGATCTCGATCACCGACGGCCAGATCTTCCTCGAAACCAACTTGTTCTACCAGGGCATCCGTCCGGCCATTAACGTCGGTCTGTCGGTGTCGCGCGTGGGTTCTGCGGCGCAGACCAAGGCGATGAAGAAGGTTTCGGGCTCGATCAAGCTTGAGCTGGCGCAGTACCGCGAAATGGCGGCCTTTGCGCAGTTTGGTTCGGACCTCGACGCATCGACCCAGAAGCTGCTCAACCGCGGCCAGCGCCTGACCGAGCTGCTCAAGCAGCCGCAGTTCAGCCCGCTGCCGTTCGAAGAGCAGACTGCCTCGATCTTCGCCGGCACCAACGGTTATCTCGATGCACTGCCGGTGAACCGGGTGAACGAATATGAAGCGGCGATGCTCAGCTTCCTGCGCACCGATCATGCTGATCTGCTCACCACGATCCGCGACACCAAGGATCTGGGTGACGATGCCAAGGCCAGCCTGAAGGCTGCGCTGGACGCATTTGCCAAGACGTTTGCGTAA
- a CDS encoding F0F1 ATP synthase subunit delta, whose amino-acid sequence MDISGGIQASLAGRYASALFSLARDDKQLAEVEASVATLRAALNESEDFATLTKSQTISRAAAEKIVAALGDTLKLDKMTGNLLGVLATNRRLGQLSQILAAFDQLVAAHRGEVTAEVTSAFPLSEAQLDEIRKQLKDRAGHSIKITAKVDPSILGGLIVRMGSQMIDSSIKTRLNTLSQAMKG is encoded by the coding sequence GTGGACATTTCCGGCGGGATACAGGCCAGTCTGGCAGGGCGTTACGCCTCTGCCCTTTTTTCGCTGGCGCGTGACGACAAGCAGCTTGCCGAAGTGGAAGCGAGCGTTGCGACGCTGCGCGCTGCGCTGAATGAGTCGGAAGATTTCGCCACGCTCACCAAGAGCCAGACGATCAGCCGCGCCGCTGCCGAAAAGATCGTCGCTGCGCTTGGCGACACGCTGAAGCTCGACAAGATGACCGGCAATCTACTGGGCGTGCTGGCGACCAATCGTCGCCTTGGCCAGCTCTCGCAGATCCTCGCTGCGTTCGACCAGCTGGTTGCGGCGCATCGCGGCGAAGTGACCGCCGAAGTGACCTCGGCCTTCCCGCTGTCCGAAGCGCAGCTCGATGAAATCCGCAAGCAGCTGAAGGACCGTGCCGGTCACAGCATCAAGATCACCGCGAAAGTCGATCCGTCCATCCTGGGCGGCCTGATTGTCCGCATGGGCAGCCAGATGATCGACTCCAGCATCAAGACCCGTCTCAACACGCTCAGCCAAGCGATGAAAGGCTAA
- a CDS encoding methyl-accepting chemotaxis protein, with translation MLEGNSPSWAKHGIALPMQKIKHLRSEWLKGFAGMGVDAKVRFSLTAMLGMLAALAFAAIAVVGVTQYMTHHLVTDRIQPVMHMQSLVDGYRESMRLATKVRWGLARGEEALAELDGRERAIREDWARIENGAFGQEFPARMAQLNQAKVPADQAIKELRGQIKAFIKQGRRVDPPIVLHRKIDPLLAQSQTAVTEMRGLARKTLIRMNIVHIAGLIFCSLLMLAAGFFVRWCIGYASRDFLVPLMALAKYALPERRDSVHAHDLGLRRRDEIGAIARAIHRSHGKAERALKAEQERRKAELELQREQLQWQEERHRRAETIDELFASYEAKLSLLSEQLTKAAIGMREGAQDMQRNAAQHQMFSQNFADRAIRAAESMKVIDRHGRRLQDTGGGVRELVADSSRNIYDAHHASRLSRETADHLHEVAGEISGILAMITHIAKQTNLLALNATIEAARAGEAGRGFAVVAQEVKNLASQTQAAAASVEQRLGSIASMTQQVSQTVISVDGHVDMIRHNADRIDEAVSEQHDASRDILDALRSLMTNSQQVMGQVAELTDKSNHAHVSAEALSQTAEDVARQSQELRQQMQQLAKAVRAA, from the coding sequence TTGCTCGAGGGAAACAGTCCATCTTGGGCCAAGCATGGAATCGCCTTGCCGATGCAAAAAATCAAACATTTGCGCTCCGAATGGCTCAAGGGGTTTGCGGGCATGGGCGTCGATGCCAAGGTTCGCTTCAGCCTGACTGCCATGCTGGGCATGCTGGCGGCGCTGGCTTTTGCCGCCATCGCGGTGGTGGGTGTGACCCAATACATGACCCATCACCTGGTGACCGATCGCATCCAGCCAGTCATGCACATGCAATCCTTGGTGGATGGCTATCGCGAAAGCATGCGTCTGGCGACGAAAGTCCGTTGGGGCCTGGCCAGGGGCGAAGAGGCGCTTGCCGAACTGGACGGACGCGAGCGCGCCATCAGGGAAGACTGGGCGAGAATAGAGAACGGTGCCTTTGGTCAGGAATTTCCCGCAAGGATGGCTCAGTTGAACCAGGCCAAGGTTCCGGCGGATCAGGCGATCAAGGAACTGCGCGGACAGATCAAGGCTTTCATCAAGCAGGGGAGGCGGGTCGACCCCCCGATAGTCCTGCATCGCAAGATAGACCCGCTGCTGGCGCAGAGCCAGACTGCGGTTACAGAAATGCGCGGTTTGGCTCGCAAAACACTGATCCGCATGAATATTGTTCATATCGCAGGGTTGATCTTCTGTTCCCTGTTGATGCTGGCGGCTGGCTTTTTTGTGCGTTGGTGCATCGGCTATGCGTCGCGCGATTTCCTGGTTCCGCTGATGGCCCTGGCAAAATATGCCCTGCCTGAGCGGCGGGACAGCGTTCATGCCCATGATCTTGGCTTGCGGCGGCGCGACGAGATCGGCGCGATTGCCCGCGCGATCCACCGTTCGCATGGCAAGGCGGAGCGGGCCCTCAAGGCGGAGCAGGAGCGGCGCAAGGCGGAGCTGGAACTGCAACGCGAGCAGCTGCAATGGCAGGAGGAACGCCATCGCCGGGCGGAGACGATCGACGAACTTTTCGCCAGCTACGAGGCCAAGCTGTCGCTGCTGTCGGAGCAATTGACCAAGGCGGCCATCGGCATGCGCGAAGGCGCGCAGGACATGCAGCGCAACGCCGCACAGCACCAGATGTTCAGCCAGAATTTCGCCGACAGGGCGATCCGCGCAGCAGAATCGATGAAGGTGATCGACCGCCACGGACGCCGCCTGCAGGACACCGGCGGCGGTGTGCGCGAACTCGTCGCCGACAGCTCGCGCAACATTTACGATGCCCATCACGCCAGCCGGCTCAGCCGCGAGACCGCCGATCATCTGCACGAGGTAGCTGGCGAGATTTCAGGCATCCTGGCGATGATCACGCATATCGCCAAGCAGACCAATTTGCTGGCGCTCAACGCGACGATCGAGGCAGCCAGGGCAGGCGAGGCTGGCCGTGGATTTGCGGTTGTGGCGCAGGAGGTCAAGAATCTTGCCAGCCAGACGCAGGCCGCCGCAGCCTCGGTCGAACAGCGACTGGGCAGCATCGCCTCGATGACCCAGCAGGTGTCGCAGACGGTGATCTCGGTCGACGGGCATGTCGACATGATCCGGCACAATGCCGATCGGATCGACGAGGCCGTGTCCGAACAGCATGACGCGAGCCGCGATATCCTGGATGCCCTGCGATCGCTGATGACCAACAGCCAGCAGGTGATGGGCCAGGTCGCCGAGCTGACCGACAAGTCGAATCACGCGCATGTCTCCGCCGAAGCGTTGAGCCAGACGGCGGAGGACGTCGCGCGCCAGTCGCAGGAACTGCGCCAGCAGATGCAGCAGCTTGCGAAGGCCGTCCGCGCCGCCTGA
- a CDS encoding DUF1203 domain-containing protein: MTYRIAGLDADAFQHLFDLTDAALADHDAIRVTATHAPGFPCRISLRDAQVGEPLVLVHHVSHDVATPYRSAYAIYVSKAAQAEEFHDAIPPVMQHRPLGLRGFDAAGMLRGARLAAAGDADAAIRDLFADAAIAYIHAHNAAHGCFVAKVERS; this comes from the coding sequence ATGACCTATCGCATTGCCGGCCTCGATGCCGATGCCTTTCAGCACCTGTTCGATCTGACCGATGCGGCATTGGCGGACCACGATGCCATCCGCGTGACGGCCACGCATGCACCCGGCTTTCCCTGCCGAATCTCGCTTCGTGATGCGCAAGTGGGCGAGCCGCTGGTCCTGGTCCACCATGTCAGCCATGATGTCGCCACCCCCTATCGCAGCGCCTATGCGATCTATGTCAGCAAGGCAGCCCAAGCCGAAGAGTTTCACGATGCCATCCCGCCGGTCATGCAGCACCGACCGCTTGGTCTGCGCGGTTTCGATGCAGCTGGCATGCTGCGCGGGGCACGGCTGGCGGCGGCGGGCGACGCGGATGCCGCCATCCGCGATCTGTTCGCCGACGCGGCCATAGCCTATATCCACGCGCATAATGCAGCGCATGGCTGCTTTGTCGCCAAGGTGGAACGGTCATGA
- the ada gene encoding bifunctional DNA-binding transcriptional regulator/O6-methylguanine-DNA methyltransferase Ada — protein MITEQAPDEETAWAAVLRRDRAFDGHFVTGVLSTGIYCRPSCAARHPARANVRFFADGSAAKAAGLRACKRCLPDDVARDEKAVLAAIQAIRASEEPLALAALAAECGYSPAHFQRVFTRHTGLSPAAYARALRTERARDALSDSDRVVDAIYQAGFSAPSRFYDGMKGRMGMQASAWKKGGQGVVIHWTQSETSLGRMLVAWTELGVCRLSFEEGAEALAMRFPAAQLQAAGEEAAQFVAAIVAEVESPRTGADIPVDVRGTAFQEAVWKALSEIPPGETRSYAQIAASIGNPAAVRAVGSACGANPVAVLIPCHRALRTDGTLGGYAYGLPIKVELLKREAD, from the coding sequence ATGATCACGGAGCAAGCGCCAGACGAGGAGACGGCTTGGGCGGCTGTTCTGCGCCGCGACCGTGCGTTTGATGGCCATTTCGTGACCGGCGTGCTCAGCACGGGCATCTATTGCCGCCCATCCTGCGCAGCGCGGCATCCGGCCCGGGCGAATGTGCGCTTCTTTGCCGATGGATCGGCGGCGAAGGCGGCGGGGCTGCGCGCTTGCAAGCGCTGCCTGCCCGATGACGTGGCGCGCGACGAGAAGGCGGTGCTGGCGGCGATCCAGGCCATCCGGGCGAGTGAAGAGCCGCTCGCGCTGGCGGCGCTGGCGGCGGAATGCGGCTATTCGCCTGCACACTTCCAACGTGTGTTCACCCGCCATACCGGGCTTTCGCCTGCCGCCTATGCCCGCGCATTGCGGACCGAAAGGGCGCGCGATGCACTTTCGGACAGCGACCGCGTCGTCGATGCCATTTATCAGGCGGGGTTCAGCGCGCCCTCGCGGTTCTATGACGGAATGAAAGGACGGATGGGCATGCAAGCCTCGGCATGGAAGAAGGGCGGGCAGGGGGTGGTGATCCACTGGACGCAGAGCGAGACGTCGCTTGGCCGCATGCTCGTCGCCTGGACTGAACTCGGGGTCTGCCGCCTGTCGTTCGAGGAAGGCGCAGAGGCGCTGGCCATGCGCTTTCCCGCCGCGCAGTTGCAGGCCGCAGGTGAAGAGGCCGCGCAATTCGTCGCCGCCATCGTGGCCGAGGTGGAGAGCCCGCGCACCGGCGCGGACATTCCCGTCGATGTCCGGGGGACCGCTTTCCAGGAGGCAGTGTGGAAGGCGCTGTCCGAAATCCCGCCGGGCGAGACTCGCAGCTATGCGCAGATCGCTGCCAGTATCGGCAACCCGGCTGCGGTTCGCGCCGTGGGCTCTGCCTGCGGGGCCAATCCCGTCGCAGTGCTGATCCCGTGCCACCGCGCCTTGCGCACCGATGGCACGCTGGGCGGCTATGCCTATGGCTTGCCGATCAAGGTCGAACTGCTCAAGCGCGAGGCCGATTGA
- a CDS encoding serine protease, whose protein sequence is MNPMRLIALLITACAALMAAPLTADPADIQAASRSVVRVVLVAEEDGETFYVGHGSGFAVAPDKIITNAHLVAPLREDASIRIGIIPSEGTTTYGGRLVAISPRNDLALIQMEKGRLPSLALLSTPLDDGASVMAIGYPAAVDRAQGLDARETVAPMAPVKTPGVISGGRTTRDFDTILHTAALAKGNSGGPLVDLCGRVAGVNSFGSLSDGNDAEYGFAVSNRELFGFLRSAKVDYQLADSPCRSVAELSAEERARSAQAAEDARERQQAEKAERRDLEERALRDAEHAVISARENHLFFAALMLVLAGVAGAATWTLHEREDMQRRKIAGGITAVLAVTAVLGFVLRPGFDRAEEMALAAVKKELGGKDALAGGSDGTYMCRIVPERSKISASSPEPVEIAWTASGCVNGRTQYGQDADGWTRVFVRNEDQLVAINQFNPDTREFRTENFQLGLTAMDSARKIRARYTSQSCTTEPDRMAELEDMQKALRLALPAQPNEVLTYSCTAKAAKPAE, encoded by the coding sequence ATGAACCCCATGCGCCTTATCGCCCTGCTGATCACCGCCTGCGCCGCGCTGATGGCAGCGCCTCTCACCGCAGATCCCGCCGATATCCAGGCCGCCAGCCGGTCGGTCGTGCGCGTGGTGCTGGTGGCGGAAGAGGATGGCGAAACCTTCTATGTCGGCCATGGCAGCGGCTTTGCCGTCGCGCCCGACAAGATCATCACCAATGCGCATCTCGTCGCCCCCCTGCGCGAGGATGCCAGCATCCGCATCGGCATCATCCCGTCCGAAGGCACGACCACCTATGGCGGCAGGCTGGTGGCCATTTCTCCGCGCAACGATCTGGCGCTGATCCAGATGGAAAAGGGCCGCCTGCCCAGCCTGGCGCTGCTCTCGACCCCGCTCGACGATGGCGCATCGGTGATGGCGATCGGCTATCCCGCCGCCGTTGACCGCGCGCAAGGCCTGGACGCGCGCGAAACCGTGGCCCCCATGGCGCCGGTCAAGACACCGGGCGTGATTTCCGGGGGCCGCACCACGCGCGATTTCGATACGATCCTGCACACCGCCGCGCTCGCCAAGGGCAATAGCGGCGGTCCGCTGGTCGATCTGTGCGGGCGCGTGGCGGGCGTCAACAGCTTCGGGTCGCTATCCGATGGCAATGATGCCGAATATGGCTTTGCCGTCTCAAACCGCGAGCTGTTCGGCTTCCTGCGGTCGGCCAAGGTCGATTATCAGCTCGCCGATTCTCCCTGTCGGTCGGTAGCAGAGCTGTCCGCCGAGGAACGCGCGCGCTCTGCCCAGGCAGCCGAAGATGCGCGCGAGCGCCAGCAGGCCGAAAAGGCCGAGCGGCGCGATCTGGAAGAGCGGGCGCTGCGTGATGCCGAACACGCGGTGATCAGTGCGCGCGAAAATCACCTGTTCTTTGCCGCATTGATGCTGGTGCTGGCAGGAGTCGCGGGCGCGGCCACCTGGACGCTGCATGAGCGCGAAGACATGCAGCGGCGCAAGATCGCAGGCGGGATCACCGCTGTGCTGGCGGTCACCGCGGTGCTCGGTTTCGTGCTGCGGCCCGGCTTCGATCGCGCCGAGGAAATGGCGCTGGCGGCGGTCAAGAAGGAACTGGGCGGCAAGGACGCGCTCGCTGGCGGCAGCGATGGTACCTATATGTGCCGTATCGTTCCCGAGCGCAGCAAGATCAGCGCCTCGAGCCCCGAGCCGGTCGAGATTGCCTGGACCGCCAGCGGCTGCGTCAACGGACGCACGCAATATGGCCAGGATGCCGATGGCTGGACCCGCGTGTTCGTGCGCAACGAGGATCAGCTGGTGGCGATCAACCAGTTCAACCCGGACACGCGCGAGTTCCGCACCGAGAATTTCCAGCTTGGTCTCACCGCCATGGATAGCGCGCGCAAGATCCGCGCACGCTATACCAGCCAGAGCTGCACGACCGAGCCCGACCGGATGGCGGAGCTGGAGGATATGCAGAAGGCGCTGCGTCTGGCTCTGCCCGCCCAGCCCAATGAGGTGCTGACCTATAGCTGCACCGCCAAGGCTGCCAAGCCCGCCGAATAG
- a CDS encoding primosomal protein N' — MTRVRVLLFNSAVGPFDYSVPQGMDLPTGSVVQVPLGPRRIDGIVWDSGSFGAEEIEASRLRPVVARYDMPPLSAALRRLIEWTADYYLASPAAVARMALPSGSLLGPGRSITEYRLTGEAPARMTPQRQVVYDTLGDAQATVRELAAMAGVSEGVIRSLVQSGAFEAVEVPTDRPWPRPDPDYITPALNDEQREAADRLAQAVRQAEPVPFLLDGVTGSGKTEVYFEAVAEALRHGRQTLLLLPEIALTQPFLTRIEARFGAAPVPWHSGLKQTERRRAWNAIIGGDAKIIVGARSALFLPYADLGVIIVDEAHETSFKQEDGVRYNARDVAVMRGRFEGCPVVLSSATPALESRVMAEAGRYEPLTLTHRYGGAQLPRISLIDLTQDPPPRGQWIAPPLLEAMQERLARGEQTLLFLNRRGYAPLTLCRNCGHRFKCPNCSAWMVDHRLTGRLACHHCGHAEPSPSACPECGETDCLVACGPGVERIADEVAALMPQARRAIVTSDTIWSPDKAAEFVAAVEARAIDVIIGTQLVTKGYHFPDLTLVGVIDADIGLEGGDLRAGERTFQQIAQVAGRAGRAAKPGEVFIQTRHPDAPVIDALVQGDREAFYAAETQARRDANVPPFGRLAAIIISSEDQAEAQEAARQAGAIAPELDGFAVYGPAPAPLSLLRGRHRFRLLVHARRNVEMQRIIREWLQPMRWAPGVRVAVDVDPYSFV, encoded by the coding sequence ATGACCCGCGTCCGTGTCCTTCTGTTCAATTCTGCCGTTGGCCCGTTCGATTACAGCGTGCCGCAGGGCATGGACCTGCCCACAGGCAGCGTCGTGCAGGTGCCGCTGGGCCCGCGCCGGATTGACGGGATCGTCTGGGATTCGGGCAGCTTTGGCGCAGAAGAGATCGAGGCGAGCAGGCTGCGTCCGGTGGTCGCCCGTTACGACATGCCGCCGCTTTCGGCAGCCTTGCGCCGCCTCATCGAATGGACGGCGGATTATTATCTCGCCAGCCCGGCGGCCGTGGCCCGCATGGCGCTGCCCAGCGGCTCGCTGCTAGGGCCGGGCCGCTCGATCACCGAATATCGGCTGACCGGGGAAGCCCCTGCCCGCATGACGCCGCAGCGTCAGGTCGTGTACGACACGCTGGGCGATGCACAGGCCACGGTGCGCGAACTCGCGGCCATGGCCGGCGTGTCCGAAGGGGTGATCCGTTCGCTGGTCCAGTCGGGCGCATTCGAAGCGGTCGAAGTGCCGACCGACCGCCCCTGGCCCCGCCCCGACCCCGATTACATCACCCCGGCGCTGAACGACGAACAGCGCGAGGCAGCGGACCGGTTGGCTCAGGCGGTGCGGCAGGCAGAGCCGGTGCCGTTCCTGCTCGATGGCGTGACCGGATCGGGCAAGACCGAAGTCTATTTCGAGGCGGTGGCCGAGGCGCTGCGCCATGGGCGGCAAACACTGCTGCTGCTCCCCGAGATCGCGCTGACCCAGCCCTTCCTCACCCGCATCGAGGCACGCTTCGGCGCTGCACCCGTCCCCTGGCATTCGGGCCTGAAGCAGACCGAGCGGCGGCGGGCGTGGAATGCGATCATCGGCGGGGATGCAAAGATCATCGTCGGCGCACGCTCGGCACTGTTCCTGCCTTATGCGGACCTTGGCGTCATCATCGTCGACGAGGCGCACGAGACCAGCTTCAAGCAGGAGGACGGCGTGCGCTACAATGCGCGCGACGTTGCGGTGATGCGCGGACGCTTCGAAGGCTGCCCGGTCGTGCTGTCGAGCGCCACGCCCGCGCTCGAAAGCCGGGTGATGGCCGAAGCAGGTCGCTACGAACCGCTCACCCTCACGCACCGCTATGGCGGGGCGCAACTACCGCGCATCAGCCTGATCGACCTTACCCAGGACCCGCCCCCGCGCGGCCAGTGGATCGCGCCGCCGCTGCTCGAGGCGATGCAGGAGCGGCTGGCGAGGGGTGAGCAGACTTTGCTCTTCCTCAACCGGCGCGGCTACGCCCCGCTGACCTTGTGCCGCAATTGCGGGCATCGCTTCAAATGCCCGAACTGCAGCGCATGGATGGTCGACCATCGGCTGACGGGCCGTCTTGCCTGCCACCATTGCGGCCATGCCGAACCCTCGCCCAGCGCCTGTCCCGAATGCGGCGAGACCGATTGCCTGGTCGCCTGCGGCCCCGGCGTCGAGCGGATCGCCGATGAAGTCGCAGCGCTGATGCCCCAGGCGCGCCGCGCCATCGTGACATCGGACACGATCTGGTCGCCCGACAAGGCAGCCGAATTCGTCGCAGCGGTCGAGGCGCGCGCGATCGATGTCATCATCGGCACGCAGCTTGTCACCAAGGGCTATCATTTTCCCGATCTGACGCTGGTGGGCGTGATCGATGCCGATATCGGGCTCGAGGGCGGCGACCTCCGCGCTGGCGAGCGCACGTTCCAACAAATCGCGCAGGTGGCAGGGCGCGCAGGCCGTGCCGCCAAGCCGGGCGAAGTCTTCATCCAGACCCGCCACCCCGATGCGCCGGTGATCGATGCGCTCGTCCAGGGTGACCGCGAGGCCTTTTACGCCGCCGAAACCCAGGCGCGGCGCGACGCCAATGTGCCGCCGTTCGGCCGTCTGGCCGCGATCATCATCTCGTCCGAGGATCAGGCAGAAGCGCAGGAGGCAGCGCGTCAGGCCGGTGCCATCGCTCCGGAACTCGATGGCTTTGCCGTTTACGGCCCTGCCCCTGCGCCGCTTTCGCTGCTGCGCGGGCGCCATCGCTTCCGCCTGCTGGTCCATGCCCGGCGCAATGTCGAGATGCAGCGCATCATCCGCGAATGGCTTCAGCCGATGCGCTGGGCACCGGGGGTGCGCGTCGCGGTGGATGTCGATCCCTATAGCTTTGTGTGA